A DNA window from Acidobacteriota bacterium contains the following coding sequences:
- the egtD gene encoding L-histidine N(alpha)-methyltransferase, which produces MHSSQSPELTQFAEDVLAGLSTTPKSLSSKYFYDDEGSRLFQEIMKLPEYYLTGCEHEIFSTQADAIYRSFANGGGGFDLIELGAGDGTKTAVLVDHFLRQTDDISYSPIDISQEALDALTTKFNAEFPALKMAARNGDYFKILESLKAENGRRKVLLFLGSNIGNFSRHQAVGFFRSLRGVMSPGDLLFIGFDLQKDPHVIVPAYDDAAGVTAAFNLNLLKRINRELGGNFNVDKFTHYANYRPVEGSARSFLISREQQSVHIAALNKTFEFDQWEAVFMEISQKYSLRMIAEMAAESGFEIKENFFDGRKYYCDSLWKTGEKTSV; this is translated from the coding sequence ATGCATAGCTCTCAGTCACCAGAACTCACCCAATTCGCCGAAGACGTCCTCGCCGGCCTCTCGACGACACCGAAATCCTTGTCGTCCAAGTATTTCTACGACGACGAAGGTTCGCGGCTGTTTCAGGAGATCATGAAACTGCCGGAATATTACCTGACGGGCTGTGAGCATGAGATCTTTTCGACGCAGGCCGACGCGATCTATCGCTCGTTCGCCAACGGCGGCGGGGGCTTTGACCTGATCGAACTCGGTGCGGGAGACGGCACGAAAACGGCCGTCCTCGTCGATCATTTCTTACGGCAAACAGACGATATTTCCTACTCGCCGATCGACATCTCGCAGGAAGCACTGGATGCGTTGACGACAAAATTCAATGCCGAGTTCCCGGCTCTGAAAATGGCGGCCCGCAATGGTGATTATTTCAAGATCCTCGAATCGCTGAAAGCCGAAAACGGACGGCGAAAAGTTCTGCTGTTCTTGGGATCGAATATCGGCAATTTCAGCCGCCACCAGGCCGTCGGATTTTTCCGTTCGCTGCGGGGTGTGATGAGCCCTGGCGATCTGCTGTTCATCGGCTTTGACCTTCAGAAAGACCCGCACGTGATCGTTCCGGCTTACGACGACGCAGCCGGCGTGACGGCGGCGTTCAATCTCAATTTGCTCAAGCGCATCAACCGCGAACTCGGCGGTAATTTTAACGTCGATAAATTCACACACTACGCCAATTACCGCCCGGTCGAAGGTTCGGCCCGCTCGTTCCTCATCAGCCGCGAACAGCAGAGCGTGCACATTGCGGCGTTGAACAAAACCTTCGAGTTCGACCAATGGGAAGCCGTTTTCATGGAGATATCGCAAAAATACAGCCTGCGAATGATCGCCGAGATGGCAGCTGAGAGCGGATTTGAGATTAAAGAGAATTTCTTTGACGGCCGTAAATATTATTGCGATTCGCTCTGGAAAACTGGAGAAAAGACATCTGTTTGA
- a CDS encoding ergothioneine biosynthesis protein EgtB, giving the protein MQALGKSRTEIGDLLAAYREVRAFTEELCEPLEVEDYIPQPIVDVSPAKWNIAHTTWFFEEMILKQFVPNYKVFDDRFGFLFNSYYNTIGERTPRDNRGALSRPKVSEVFAFRKYVDEQIAELLSTPLEPEIAELVTLGLNHEQQHQELFLTDLKYTLSINPLFPAYREGFAPEEKIESGNGDLVELGEGVYEIGFEGDGFCFDNELSRHKVYLNDFEISDRLVTNAEFIKFIDAGGYTDFRYWHSEGWDWVNREEVRSPLYWKIDGEWHHFTLDGLRPLAMDAPVCHVSFFEASAFAEWKGMRLPTEFEWEAANDRFGWGKRWEWTNSAYLPYPGFAKAAGAVGEYNGKFMINQMVLRGASVATPEGHSRPSYRNFFHPHLRWQFTGIRLAK; this is encoded by the coding sequence ATGCAAGCATTGGGAAAAAGCAGAACCGAGATCGGCGATCTCCTGGCGGCCTATCGCGAGGTCAGAGCGTTTACAGAAGAGCTGTGCGAACCGCTCGAGGTCGAGGATTACATCCCGCAGCCGATCGTTGACGTCTCGCCGGCGAAGTGGAACATCGCCCACACGACCTGGTTTTTTGAGGAAATGATCTTGAAACAGTTCGTGCCGAATTACAAGGTTTTCGACGACCGATTCGGGTTTTTGTTCAATAGCTACTACAACACCATCGGCGAACGCACGCCGCGTGATAATCGCGGAGCATTAAGCCGTCCAAAGGTAAGCGAGGTTTTTGCGTTCCGAAAATACGTCGACGAACAGATAGCAGAATTGCTGTCAACGCCGCTGGAGCCTGAGATCGCCGAACTGGTCACGCTCGGACTCAACCATGAGCAGCAGCATCAGGAACTGTTCCTGACCGACCTGAAATACACGCTTAGCATCAATCCGCTTTTTCCGGCATACCGCGAAGGATTTGCGCCGGAGGAAAAAATTGAATCCGGTAACGGCGACCTGGTCGAACTCGGTGAAGGCGTTTACGAGATCGGTTTCGAGGGCGATGGATTCTGCTTTGACAATGAACTTTCGCGGCACAAGGTCTATCTCAACGATTTTGAGATTAGCGATCGGCTGGTGACAAATGCTGAATTCATTAAGTTTATCGACGCTGGCGGCTACACGGATTTCCGTTATTGGCATTCTGAAGGTTGGGACTGGGTCAACCGTGAAGAGGTGAGGTCGCCGCTCTATTGGAAGATCGACGGTGAATGGCATCATTTTACCTTGGATGGCTTGCGGCCCTTGGCGATGGATGCTCCGGTTTGTCACGTTTCGTTCTTCGAGGCGTCGGCTTTTGCGGAATGGAAAGGGATGAGACTGCCGACTGAGTTCGAATGGGAAGCCGCGAATGACCGATTCGGGTGGGGAAAACGTTGGGAATGGACGAATTCGGCATATTTGCCGTATCCGGGATTTGCGAAAGCGGCAGGAGCGGTCGGTGAATATAACGGTAAATTTATGATCAACCAAATGGTCTTGCGAGGTGCGTCGGTCGCAACTCCTGAGGGTCACAGTCGTCCATCATACAGAAACTTTTTCCATCCCCATTTAAGATGGCAATTTACCGGGATTCGACTAGCCAAGTAG
- a CDS encoding biotin--[acetyl-CoA-carboxylase] ligase — MNISILLFETIDSTNTQASKQARQGAAEGLCVIATRQTNGRGRHGRSWISEKDSGLYFSIVLRPEFEIKYLSLITLMTGIAVHDALKEFGIKPDIKWVNDLLVNEKKISGILAETVETPKGLAVVVGIGVNLTSRNFPDEIAETATSVEAAIGRRISADELAEELTKYLAFFYKMLCEKTGPAEII; from the coding sequence GTGAATATTTCGATACTACTGTTTGAAACCATCGACTCAACCAACACCCAAGCTAGCAAGCAGGCTCGACAAGGTGCGGCTGAGGGCTTATGTGTTATTGCAACGCGTCAGACCAACGGAAGAGGCCGACACGGACGTTCATGGATTTCAGAAAAGGACTCAGGTCTTTATTTCAGTATAGTTTTGAGACCTGAATTCGAGATTAAATATCTCTCGCTCATCACACTCATGACGGGCATCGCGGTTCATGATGCGTTAAAAGAATTCGGCATAAAGCCCGATATTAAATGGGTCAATGACCTACTGGTCAACGAAAAAAAGATCAGCGGCATTCTCGCGGAGACGGTCGAAACTCCAAAAGGGCTCGCGGTCGTTGTCGGCATCGGCGTTAATTTGACATCGCGCAATTTCCCCGACGAGATCGCCGAAACGGCAACGTCCGTCGAGGCAGCTATCGGGCGACGAATATCGGCGGACGAACTCGCTGAAGAACTGACAAAATATCTGGCATTTTTCTACAAGATGCTCTGTGAGAAAACCGGCCCAGCGGAGATAATCTAG
- a CDS encoding GNAT family N-acetyltransferase, whose translation MNEGNEITSMECRFLNRGYFDKLYEAFTLAFSDYVIPFALTEAQFRNHINLTAVDLDRTVGCFVDERIVGFSLNGFGEWDGRRTVYDAGTGVVPDQRRRGLSESMFKMMLEDFAKAGLEQCLLEVITTNTGAISLYEKLGFRKTRRLALLQCDGKLSAPCDERPDVEIREIKDPDWDLLGSFWEGKPSWQNSIDAIERSRGLKLILGAFESEQCVGYAAFSAKFGRIAQMAVSKEHRRRGVGTALLKAVQNETADGFSMQVINIDTGLSDVMNFFLNRGFYERLDQHEMLKTL comes from the coding sequence AGGCTATTTCGATAAGCTGTACGAAGCTTTCACGCTTGCATTTTCCGACTATGTGATCCCGTTTGCGCTTACGGAGGCCCAGTTTCGCAATCACATAAATCTCACCGCCGTGGATCTCGATCGTACCGTGGGGTGCTTTGTTGACGAACGCATCGTCGGATTCAGCCTCAACGGATTTGGCGAATGGGATGGACGCCGAACAGTTTATGATGCCGGAACCGGCGTTGTTCCTGATCAGCGTCGGCGAGGTTTGAGCGAATCGATGTTCAAAATGATGCTTGAGGATTTTGCGAAAGCGGGTCTTGAACAATGTCTCCTCGAGGTTATTACGACGAACACGGGGGCGATAAGCCTTTACGAAAAACTCGGCTTCCGTAAAACTCGCCGATTGGCTTTACTACAATGCGACGGCAAGCTCAGCGCTCCCTGCGACGAAAGACCGGATGTTGAGATCCGAGAGATCAAAGATCCGGATTGGGATCTACTCGGTTCATTCTGGGAGGGAAAGCCGTCATGGCAAAATTCAATCGATGCAATTGAGCGCAGCCGCGGCTTGAAGCTCATCCTCGGTGCTTTTGAGAGTGAGCAGTGTGTTGGCTACGCAGCTTTCTCTGCTAAATTTGGCCGGATCGCCCAGATGGCTGTAAGTAAGGAACATCGACGCCGAGGTGTCGGCACAGCCCTTCTTAAAGCGGTACAAAACGAGACGGCGGATGGATTTTCGATGCAGGTCATCAATATCGACACAGGTCTATCCGATGTAATGAACTTTTTTCTAAATCGCGGGTTTTACGAACGCCTCGATCAGCACGAGATGTTGAAGACGCTCTAG
- the sdhB gene encoding succinate dehydrogenase iron-sulfur subunit, producing the protein MTTNAHIEKKRLETPPATIKFKIQRREKEGAAAHWETFELQYRRNLNVISALMEIRKNPVTIEGKQTTPPVWDMSCLEQVCGICTMVIDGKVRQSCSALIDDLLLASGSDTVSLAPMSKFPNVRDLKVDRSKMFEHLKQVNAWIELDGTYDLGPGPHVTNELAQERYAFSRCMTCGCCLEACPQYGDDNYIGPQAIAQAHLFNMHPTGKANMDDRLNGLLGADGIGNCGNAQNCIQVCPMSLPLTKAIYQTNRDITVNALFGWLKK; encoded by the coding sequence ATGACCACGAACGCACACATCGAAAAGAAGAGACTCGAAACACCGCCCGCGACGATCAAATTTAAGATCCAGCGACGCGAGAAAGAAGGAGCTGCGGCGCATTGGGAAACGTTTGAGCTGCAATACCGCCGAAACCTGAACGTCATCTCTGCTCTCATGGAGATCCGCAAGAATCCGGTAACGATCGAGGGCAAACAGACCACACCGCCGGTTTGGGATATGTCGTGTCTTGAGCAGGTTTGCGGCATCTGCACGATGGTGATCGATGGGAAAGTGCGTCAGTCGTGTTCGGCTTTGATCGACGATCTGCTGCTGGCCTCAGGATCGGATACCGTTTCGCTGGCTCCGATGTCAAAATTCCCTAATGTTCGCGATCTGAAGGTTGACCGTTCGAAGATGTTTGAACATCTCAAGCAGGTAAACGCATGGATCGAGCTCGACGGCACATACGACCTCGGCCCGGGACCGCATGTCACTAATGAGCTTGCCCAGGAACGCTACGCGTTCTCACGCTGCATGACCTGCGGGTGCTGTCTCGAGGCTTGTCCACAGTACGGCGATGACAACTACATCGGCCCGCAGGCGATCGCCCAGGCACACCTTTTCAACATGCACCCGACCGGCAAAGCCAACATGGACGATCGTCTCAACGGCCTGCTTGGCGCTGACGGCATCGGAAATTGCGGCAATGCCCAAAACTGCATCCAGGTCTGCCCAATGTCGCTGCCGCTGACCAAAGCGATCTATCAGACGAATCGTGATATCACGGTCAATGCGTTGTTTGGCTGGTTAAAGAAATAG
- a CDS encoding type III pantothenate kinase, producing the protein MLLAVDIGNTNIKFGIYDGENLVHKFSLPTALDISAASLDTSKFPVTNAIVCSVVPEINSSVSDQISTEFGVTASFVTNDLDFGLDIKYEPLSAAGTDRLVNVFSAVEKYVGPCVVCSFGTALTIDAVDENRLLKGGLIAPGMATMARALNLYTSKLPEVVIEKPSSVIQNTTIGSIQSGVVYGYFGLASSLIEQVKAESSNNAKVIATGGFARMIAENTDQIDIVDENLLLDGLMLLHKRLTLRR; encoded by the coding sequence ATGCTCCTCGCCGTTGACATCGGAAACACGAACATTAAGTTCGGCATCTACGACGGCGAAAACCTCGTCCACAAATTCAGCCTTCCCACGGCTCTGGATATTTCAGCCGCATCCTTAGACACGTCTAAATTCCCTGTTACCAATGCTATCGTCTGCTCGGTCGTGCCCGAGATCAACAGCTCGGTGAGCGATCAGATATCAACGGAATTTGGCGTGACAGCCTCGTTCGTAACAAACGATCTCGACTTCGGCCTCGATATCAAATACGAACCGCTTTCCGCGGCGGGAACGGACCGCCTCGTCAATGTGTTCTCTGCGGTCGAAAAATACGTCGGGCCGTGCGTGGTTTGCAGTTTTGGCACCGCTCTGACGATCGATGCGGTTGACGAAAACCGCTTACTCAAAGGCGGCTTGATCGCGCCGGGAATGGCAACGATGGCAAGGGCGTTAAATCTCTACACCTCAAAACTTCCCGAAGTAGTTATCGAAAAACCATCATCGGTGATCCAAAACACGACGATCGGATCGATCCAGTCGGGCGTCGTTTACGGTTATTTCGGTTTGGCAAGCTCGCTGATCGAGCAGGTCAAAGCTGAGTCGTCAAATAATGCAAAAGTCATCGCGACCGGCGGTTTCGCCAGGATGATCGCCGAAAACACTGATCAGATCGATATCGTCGACGAAAACCTGCTGCTTGACGGGCTTATGCTGCTGCACAAACGTCTTACCCTGCGTAGGTAG
- a CDS encoding LysR family transcriptional regulator — MHVETLKVFCDLVDLESFSLAAERNFITQSAVSQQIRALEDKFKRRLLERIRGRREVKLTPAGDVFYQESKKVLAAYDQLQENLRGVVGKIGGTVKVATVYSVGLHELPDKVREFMTKFPAAKIDLEYSRTTRVVRDVLNGTVELGILAFPEPRRGLTITPMPDDRLVLIAPPEHKFADRKKMKVAELDGEDFVLFERDVPTRKAMDKIFKTNNVEVKKVAEFDNIETIKRAVEVGFGIAIVPESAVIESKKAGTLAVVQMAEKYWIRSVGVIHRTDRNLSIAAKKFLELLGNGQY, encoded by the coding sequence ATGCACGTCGAAACATTGAAAGTATTCTGTGACCTCGTCGATCTTGAGAGCTTTTCGCTCGCCGCAGAGAGGAATTTTATTACGCAATCAGCCGTTAGCCAGCAAATACGGGCGCTTGAAGATAAATTCAAACGCCGTTTGCTCGAACGCATTCGCGGACGCAGAGAGGTGAAACTTACGCCGGCCGGCGACGTTTTCTATCAGGAATCAAAAAAAGTACTCGCCGCCTATGATCAGCTGCAGGAAAACCTTCGCGGAGTTGTCGGAAAGATCGGCGGAACTGTTAAGGTTGCGACCGTTTACAGTGTCGGCCTGCATGAATTGCCTGACAAGGTTCGCGAGTTCATGACAAAATTCCCAGCGGCGAAAATCGATCTCGAATACTCGCGTACGACGCGTGTGGTCCGAGATGTTCTGAATGGCACGGTTGAGTTAGGCATTCTCGCCTTTCCTGAGCCGCGTCGGGGATTAACGATAACGCCTATGCCGGACGACCGGCTAGTGCTGATCGCACCACCGGAGCATAAATTCGCCGACCGCAAGAAAATGAAGGTGGCTGAACTCGATGGCGAGGATTTTGTCCTGTTCGAGCGTGACGTTCCGACACGCAAGGCGATGGACAAGATATTCAAGACCAACAACGTCGAGGTTAAGAAGGTCGCCGAGTTCGACAACATTGAGACCATTAAACGAGCAGTTGAGGTAGGTTTCGGAATTGCGATCGTGCCGGAATCCGCCGTTATCGAGTCGAAAAAAGCGGGCACGCTGGCGGTTGTCCAAATGGCCGAGAAGTATTGGATCCGCTCCGTCGGCGTGATCCATCGAACCGACCGGAATCTTTCGATCGCCGCGAAAAAGTTCCTCGAACTGCTAGGAAATGGGCAGTATTAG
- the sdhA gene encoding succinate dehydrogenase flavoprotein subunit, which yields MASKSLKFAIVGGGLAGLAAAMKIAEAGHEVDLISVVPVKRSHSVCAQGGINAAVNTKGEGDSPAKHLDDTVYGGDFLANQPPVKRMTDMAPEIIYLFDRMGVPFSRTKEGLMDFRRFGGTLHHRTAFSGASTGQQLLYALDEQVRRWEVEKKVTKWEGWEMLSLVPDDHQVCRGLIAMNLQTLELRSFAADAVIMATGGPGMVFGKSTNSQTCTGSAVAACYQQGARYANGEFIQVHPTSIPGEDKLRLMSESARGEGGRVWVPRDPMDARKPKDIPEAERRYFLEEKYPAYGNLVPRDIATREIFQICLEGNGVGAQNQVYLDLTHIPADTLTEKLGAILEIYEMFVGDDPRYVPMRIFPGVHYSMGGLWVDFEQRTNIPGLFAAGECDYSIHGANRLGANSLLSCVYGGFVAAPSALEYAKNVERGSSESNGIHAAELARQEAINQSIIKSEGGENQYKLHEELGKVMTDNVTVVRYNDRLQATDDKIRELQERFKKISINDSNLWATQAIPHARQLNNMFDLARVITLGALNRNESRGAHYKPDFPDRDDENFMKTTIAEYSAEAPVLSYEAIDVSLVEPRKRDYSSKKAKA from the coding sequence ATGGCATCGAAATCACTAAAATTTGCGATCGTTGGCGGCGGCCTGGCTGGCCTTGCTGCGGCGATGAAGATCGCGGAAGCTGGGCACGAGGTCGATCTGATATCGGTCGTGCCCGTAAAACGTTCACACTCTGTCTGTGCTCAGGGCGGCATCAACGCGGCCGTCAATACCAAAGGCGAGGGCGATTCGCCGGCAAAGCATCTTGACGACACGGTCTACGGCGGTGATTTTCTCGCCAACCAACCGCCAGTCAAACGAATGACCGACATGGCTCCCGAGATCATTTACCTTTTTGATCGAATGGGCGTGCCGTTTTCGCGAACTAAAGAAGGCCTGATGGACTTTCGACGCTTCGGCGGAACGCTCCATCACCGCACCGCTTTCTCGGGAGCATCGACCGGCCAGCAGCTCCTGTACGCACTGGACGAGCAGGTCCGTCGCTGGGAAGTCGAGAAAAAGGTAACGAAATGGGAAGGCTGGGAAATGCTCTCGCTTGTCCCGGACGACCACCAAGTTTGCCGCGGCCTCATCGCGATGAACCTGCAAACGCTTGAGCTGAGATCTTTTGCCGCTGACGCAGTTATCATGGCGACCGGTGGGCCGGGCATGGTGTTCGGCAAATCGACAAATTCTCAGACCTGTACGGGAAGCGCGGTCGCGGCTTGCTACCAGCAAGGCGCTCGGTACGCGAACGGCGAATTTATACAGGTTCACCCGACCTCGATCCCCGGCGAAGACAAGCTTCGACTGATGTCCGAATCAGCCCGAGGCGAAGGCGGCCGCGTCTGGGTTCCGCGTGACCCGATGGATGCTCGCAAACCGAAGGACATTCCGGAAGCCGAGCGCCGATACTTCCTCGAAGAAAAATATCCTGCCTACGGCAATCTCGTGCCGCGCGACATTGCGACCCGCGAGATCTTCCAGATCTGTCTCGAAGGCAACGGCGTCGGTGCCCAGAATCAGGTCTATCTCGATCTCACGCACATTCCGGCCGACACCCTGACTGAGAAATTGGGTGCGATCCTCGAGATCTATGAGATGTTCGTCGGCGACGACCCGCGGTATGTTCCGATGCGAATTTTCCCTGGTGTCCACTATTCGATGGGCGGCCTGTGGGTCGACTTTGAGCAGCGGACGAACATTCCCGGCCTTTTTGCTGCCGGCGAATGCGACTATTCTATCCACGGTGCCAACCGTCTCGGCGCAAACTCGTTGCTATCCTGTGTTTACGGCGGTTTTGTGGCCGCTCCTTCGGCTTTGGAGTACGCCAAGAACGTTGAGCGCGGGTCGTCCGAATCGAACGGCATCCACGCTGCCGAACTCGCCCGCCAGGAAGCCATAAACCAGTCCATCATCAAGAGCGAAGGCGGCGAGAATCAGTACAAGCTTCACGAAGAGCTCGGCAAAGTGATGACCGACAACGTCACCGTGGTCCGCTACAACGACCGTTTGCAAGCGACCGATGACAAGATCCGTGAGCTGCAGGAGCGGTTCAAAAAGATCTCGATCAACGATTCGAACCTCTGGGCCACACAGGCGATACCGCACGCACGTCAGCTCAACAATATGTTCGACCTCGCCCGCGTCATCACGCTCGGTGCCCTGAACCGCAACGAATCACGCGGTGCTCATTACAAACCGGACTTTCCGGATCGTGACGATGAGAATTTCATGAAAACGACGATAGCGGAATATTCAGCTGAAGCCCCTGTATTGAGCTACGAGGCGATCGACGTTTCGCTGGTGGAACCCAGAAAGAGAGATTATTCGAGTAAAAAAGCGAAGGCGTAG
- a CDS encoding amidase: protein MIDRREFLQMSALAGASFFIGSRTSFAAAAQVELEEATVAGLQAAMASGQTTARKITEGYLARIAEIDKKLNSIIELNPDALAIADRCDEERKSGKRVGPLHGIPGLIKDNIDTADKMKTTAGSLALVDAPTPRQDAFVVKQLREAGAVILGKTNLSEWANFRSLKSSSGWSGRGGQTRNPYILDRNPCGSSSGSGSAIAANLAAIAVGTETDGSIVCPSATCGLVGIKPTLGLVSRSGIIPIAHSQDTAGPMTRTVADAAAMLNVLVGADPNDELTTARGKWERADYTASLKKDGLKGMRIGVARQHFGRNAKVDKLIEPLLQVLKNGGASLIDVTFPKLQDFGDAEYEVLLYEFKADLNKYLAKRGGANRSLKDLIAFNEKNADREMPYFGQEIFLQAEAKGGLNDSAYKIALLQSKLMTQEQGIDAVMDKDKLDAIVAPSGGVAWMTDLVGGDCGVFESSSLAAVAGYPNITVPAGFIQGLPAGISFFGKAFTEHKLIMAAYAFEQATKARKPPRFLATYAG, encoded by the coding sequence ATGATCGATCGTCGAGAGTTTTTGCAAATGTCCGCCTTGGCGGGTGCTTCCTTTTTCATTGGTTCGCGGACTTCGTTCGCCGCAGCGGCCCAGGTCGAGCTGGAAGAAGCAACTGTCGCTGGATTGCAGGCTGCGATGGCTTCGGGCCAGACGACCGCAAGAAAGATCACAGAAGGCTATCTCGCCCGTATCGCCGAGATCGATAAGAAACTGAATTCAATCATCGAATTGAATCCCGACGCCCTCGCGATCGCTGATCGGTGTGATGAGGAAAGGAAGTCAGGCAAACGCGTCGGCCCCTTGCATGGAATTCCGGGCCTGATAAAAGACAACATCGACACCGCCGACAAGATGAAGACGACCGCAGGCAGCCTCGCTCTCGTCGATGCGCCGACTCCAAGGCAGGATGCTTTCGTCGTAAAGCAGCTTCGCGAAGCGGGTGCGGTAATTCTCGGCAAGACGAACCTTTCGGAATGGGCGAATTTCCGATCTCTAAAGTCATCGAGCGGTTGGTCGGGCCGTGGTGGACAGACCCGAAATCCGTATATTTTAGATCGGAATCCGTGCGGCTCGTCATCAGGTTCGGGCTCTGCGATCGCCGCGAATCTGGCGGCGATCGCAGTAGGGACGGAGACGGACGGCTCGATCGTTTGTCCGTCGGCCACGTGTGGGCTCGTTGGGATAAAGCCAACGCTTGGACTGGTTTCGCGTTCGGGCATTATCCCGATCGCACATAGTCAGGACACGGCAGGGCCGATGACCCGAACCGTGGCAGACGCCGCAGCAATGCTGAACGTGCTCGTCGGAGCAGACCCGAATGACGAGCTCACAACCGCACGCGGAAAATGGGAACGTGCCGACTACACCGCCAGCCTAAAAAAAGACGGCCTCAAAGGAATGCGGATCGGCGTTGCCAGGCAGCATTTTGGCCGCAACGCGAAGGTCGACAAATTGATCGAGCCGCTTTTGCAGGTGCTGAAGAACGGCGGTGCTTCGCTGATCGACGTGACGTTCCCAAAACTCCAGGATTTCGGCGACGCAGAGTATGAGGTCTTGTTGTATGAGTTCAAAGCGGATCTCAACAAGTACCTCGCAAAACGCGGCGGAGCAAACAGATCTCTGAAAGATCTCATCGCGTTTAACGAAAAGAACGCCGACCGCGAAATGCCGTATTTTGGCCAGGAGATATTCCTGCAAGCTGAGGCAAAGGGCGGACTGAACGATAGTGCATACAAGATCGCCTTGCTGCAGAGCAAACTGATGACCCAGGAACAGGGAATCGATGCTGTAATGGACAAAGACAAACTCGATGCGATCGTCGCTCCGTCGGGCGGCGTTGCGTGGATGACCGATCTGGTAGGCGGTGATTGCGGCGTATTTGAGAGTTCGTCGCTCGCGGCAGTCGCGGGTTATCCAAATATTACGGTTCCAGCAGGTTTCATTCAGGGGCTTCCTGCGGGTATCTCATTCTTTGGCAAGGCCTTTACGGAGCACAAGCTGATCATGGCGGCCTATGCATTCGAGCAGGCGACAAAGGCCCGCAAACCGCCGAGATTTCTCGCTACCTACGCAGGGTAA
- a CDS encoding VanW family protein, with protein MRLSELHPIIYRTRIWQKRFSRRLSDVAVRRFASEVRAETLPFTCKKHQSLLRRRLGNSDPELQQNKVENLKVACPTIDGILIKPGETFSFWRQLGEATADKGYVEGMQLSQGEVVRGVGGGLCQLANLLYWMALHTPLKIVERHHHSFDPFPDENRTLPFGSGAGVFYNYIDLRFYNPTELTFQIKLWITDDHLKGAIYSDRETPHAFHVFEKNHRFLTKDGKNFRENEIWRKLIDRRTGNLVAEELIVKNFAEVKYELSFAAGECNV; from the coding sequence ATGCGACTTTCCGAACTTCATCCGATCATCTACCGAACGCGAATATGGCAGAAGCGTTTTTCGCGGCGGCTGTCGGATGTTGCCGTGCGTCGTTTTGCGTCGGAGGTTAGGGCGGAAACACTTCCGTTCACCTGCAAAAAGCATCAGTCTTTGCTCAGGCGTAGGCTGGGAAATTCCGATCCCGAGTTACAGCAGAACAAGGTTGAGAATCTAAAGGTCGCGTGTCCGACGATCGACGGCATTCTGATCAAACCGGGCGAAACGTTCTCTTTCTGGCGGCAGCTCGGCGAGGCGACGGCGGACAAGGGCTATGTAGAGGGAATGCAGCTTTCGCAGGGCGAGGTCGTTCGCGGCGTCGGCGGCGGGTTGTGTCAGCTCGCGAATCTCCTCTACTGGATGGCTTTGCACACGCCGCTTAAGATCGTGGAGCGGCATCATCACAGCTTTGATCCCTTTCCGGATGAAAATCGCACACTGCCCTTCGGCAGCGGAGCCGGCGTTTTTTATAACTACATCGATCTGCGTTTTTACAACCCGACAGAATTGACGTTTCAGATAAAGCTCTGGATAACCGACGATCATCTGAAAGGTGCTATCTATTCGGATCGTGAAACGCCGCATGCGTTCCACGTATTCGAGAAAAATCACCGATTTCTCACCAAGGACGGCAAGAACTTTCGTGAGAATGAGATCTGGCGAAAACTTATCGATCGAAGGACCGGAAACCTGGTCGCTGAGGAATTGATCGTCAAAAACTTTGCCGAGGTGAAGTACGAATTGAGTTTTGCGGCCGGAGAGTGTAACGTGTAG